A portion of the Cellulophaga algicola DSM 14237 genome contains these proteins:
- a CDS encoding TPM domain-containing protein has translation MKKALIIVGSIGILYVFLAFILPNFIAVPLAAYQAKKVWTEHEKEYSETKSSELVLDSIGNFPFPIGSVSDYENVFNDNQISKLTKIIAQYEEKTTREIAIVSVHSIEPYDNIKDYSTDLANEWGIGNPESDNGLLILFSKNLRELRITTGFGTEKILTDEKCKKVIDETIIPEFKNGEYFDGIKIGLSELIELWE, from the coding sequence ATGAAAAAAGCATTAATAATCGTTGGTTCAATCGGAATTTTATACGTTTTCCTAGCTTTTATTTTGCCAAATTTTATTGCTGTTCCATTAGCTGCTTATCAAGCTAAAAAGGTTTGGACTGAACACGAAAAAGAATACTCTGAAACAAAATCCTCTGAATTAGTTTTAGACAGTATCGGTAACTTCCCATTTCCGATAGGTTCTGTTTCAGATTATGAAAATGTTTTTAATGATAACCAAATTTCAAAACTGACTAAAATAATTGCACAATACGAAGAGAAAACAACACGCGAAATTGCAATTGTTTCTGTGCATTCTATTGAACCGTATGATAATATTAAAGATTACTCAACAGATTTAGCAAACGAATGGGGAATCGGAAATCCAGAGTCGGATAATGGACTTTTGATATTGTTCAGTAAAAACCTAAGAGAATTACGCATTACGACTGGATTTGGTACGGAAAAAATATTGACTGATGAAAAATGTAAAAAAGTGATTGATGAAACTATAATTCCTGAATTCAAAAATGGAGAATATTTTGACGGAATAAAAATAGGATTATCAGAATTGATTGAACTCTGGGAATAA
- a CDS encoding peptidase associated/transthyretin-like domain-containing protein — protein sequence MNSLLKFISVTVLFLISVNTYSQKEISLKGQVLNSENEISDILVINLNSSKTTITDYKGGFVIEVKLNDTLQLRAFQFISKKVIVNDSVFNQKKITIELKENVIELDEVTISPYKLSGNLASDVKSIELKPVVTASSLGLPNADVKTLTQNERRLAHTDYGKWVYFYQKDSIYIYRPTLIINLHKIINRVSGRTRNMRERVADDKELKITNEIRNIYSEQTLSDEFNIPKENIKLFFEYCEGQSDFSKLSENRNPFEIWEYFKTKSIEFRKL from the coding sequence ATGAATTCACTTTTAAAATTTATATCGGTAACCGTTCTGTTTTTAATTTCAGTTAATACTTATAGCCAAAAAGAAATTTCTTTAAAAGGTCAAGTATTAAACTCAGAAAATGAAATCTCTGACATTTTGGTTATCAATTTAAATTCAAGTAAAACGACCATTACTGATTACAAAGGAGGTTTCGTTATTGAAGTCAAGCTAAATGACACCTTACAATTAAGAGCATTTCAATTTATTTCTAAAAAAGTAATAGTTAATGATTCAGTATTTAATCAAAAGAAAATAACAATTGAACTTAAAGAAAATGTTATAGAATTAGACGAAGTAACAATTTCACCGTATAAATTGTCTGGAAATTTGGCTTCCGATGTTAAGAGCATTGAATTAAAACCAGTTGTTACCGCATCATCTTTAGGTTTACCTAACGCAGATGTTAAAACTTTAACCCAAAATGAACGTCGATTAGCACATACTGATTATGGAAAATGGGTATACTTTTATCAAAAAGACAGTATCTATATTTATCGTCCGACCTTAATAATTAACCTACATAAAATAATCAACAGAGTATCTGGTCGAACTAGAAATATGCGAGAAAGAGTTGCGGATGACAAAGAATTGAAAATCACGAATGAAATTAGGAATATTTACTCGGAACAAACATTATCCGATGAATTTAATATACCTAAAGAAAATATAAAACTATTTTTTGAGTATTGCGAGGGACAATCCGATTTCTCTAAACTATCCGAGAATAGAAACCCATTCGAAATTTGGGAGTATTTTAAAACAAAAAGTATTGAATTTAGAAAGCTCTGA
- a CDS encoding serine hydrolase domain-containing protein gives MNLFIICSLVSCSNDTNESFELGKNFDRNKMDTFFSILEQENLGMGSVAIFKDGQLDYQNSFGQADIANSVSSTAQTKYRIASITKTFTASMIMQMIDENSLTLSTTLDNFFPELPNSDIITIENLLRHRSGLYNYTLEEYGVDVLTQPATQQQLIDLFIENGTVFEPNEQALYSNTNYALLGFIIENIDQKSFSDALRDRITIPLGLTNTYNGGIIETTNNEALSYNPESNDWVLAIETNITLVHATGSIVSNPEDLNTFYQELFDGNVVSQNSLQTMQVVVDGFGIGLIPIPFYQKTALGHTGLIDGFQSYAEHFPDDNVTVSFILNGVSMPANDVAIGILSIYSGLEYTLP, from the coding sequence TTGAACTTATTCATCATTTGTTCTCTGGTAAGTTGTTCGAACGACACGAACGAAAGTTTTGAATTAGGCAAAAATTTTGACCGCAATAAAATGGATACTTTTTTTTCAATACTTGAACAAGAAAATCTTGGAATGGGTAGTGTGGCTATTTTCAAAGATGGACAATTAGATTATCAAAATTCATTTGGTCAAGCTGATATTGCAAATAGTGTTTCTTCAACAGCACAAACTAAATATCGAATTGCTTCAATAACTAAAACTTTTACTGCATCAATGATTATGCAAATGATTGATGAAAATAGTTTGACTTTATCTACAACGCTGGATAATTTCTTTCCAGAATTACCAAATTCAGATATAATAACAATAGAAAATTTGTTGAGACATCGAAGTGGACTTTATAATTATACACTTGAAGAATATGGAGTCGATGTGTTGACACAACCAGCTACACAACAGCAACTTATTGACTTATTTATCGAAAATGGGACAGTTTTTGAACCTAATGAACAAGCACTTTATTCAAATACGAATTATGCCCTTTTGGGCTTTATTATTGAAAATATTGACCAAAAATCATTTTCAGATGCTTTGAGAGATAGAATAACCATTCCTTTAGGTTTAACAAATACATATAATGGAGGAATTATAGAAACAACAAATAACGAGGCTCTATCCTATAATCCCGAATCTAATGATTGGGTTTTAGCAATTGAAACAAATATTACGCTTGTACACGCTACAGGCTCAATAGTTTCTAACCCAGAAGATTTAAATACATTTTATCAAGAACTTTTTGATGGTAATGTAGTATCTCAAAATTCATTACAAACAATGCAAGTTGTAGTTGATGGTTTTGGTATTGGTTTGATTCCAATTCCATTTTATCAGAAAACAGCATTAGGTCATACTGGTCTAATAGACGGTTTTCAATCTTATGCGGAACACTTCCCAGATGATAATGTAACAGTATCTTTTATTCTTAACGGTGTTTCAATGCCTGCTAATGATGTTGCAATTGGAATCTTAAGTATTTATTCAGGATTAGAATACACCTTACCGTAA
- a CDS encoding helix-turn-helix domain-containing protein: MIYITLLNIAIFQGIILSIIILKSPLFKGVANKYLAYAIFTLSLLLLNLVFEITEAYNTIPLLRFFDDIEWAFIFPVFIFLFVVNKVNHPIKNSKKLWWMFLPIGYSAIIGIINDLDVVAGIYDIPNSGIRLFEVLYQIELFLAVIFIPAILIYTYSFIKFSKEKQEKQLLTFLWSIVFTLLFSWVIAIIVFLFLQYDISFFMKIIALFATFLIHWTAYIGIYKYKLAKDKAGINTLLNNDFLVPYNNVPTDIPNKKNDKKEAFTIDNPYYKKLEVLCKSHQIYRDNTLSREKIAIKLGISAGYVSQLVNSITEGNFTNYINRYRVEAVKKMISDSKFENYSLLAIGLESGFTSKTTFYKAFKKITGMTPKEYRKSQK, from the coding sequence TTGATTTATATAACACTTTTAAATATTGCTATTTTTCAAGGAATAATTTTAAGCATAATTATTTTGAAATCACCTTTATTTAAAGGAGTAGCAAATAAATATTTAGCTTATGCAATTTTCACACTATCATTACTATTATTAAATCTTGTTTTCGAAATTACTGAAGCTTATAATACTATTCCACTTCTACGATTTTTTGATGATATAGAATGGGCATTTATTTTTCCAGTTTTTATTTTCTTGTTTGTTGTAAATAAAGTAAATCATCCCATAAAAAATTCTAAAAAATTGTGGTGGATGTTTCTTCCAATTGGGTATTCAGCCATTATCGGTATTATTAATGACCTTGATGTTGTTGCAGGTATTTATGACATTCCAAATTCAGGTATAAGATTATTTGAGGTTCTATACCAAATAGAACTTTTTTTAGCAGTAATATTCATACCTGCAATTTTAATTTATACCTATAGCTTCATAAAATTCTCAAAAGAAAAACAGGAAAAACAATTGCTAACTTTCTTATGGTCAATTGTTTTTACACTCTTATTCTCTTGGGTAATCGCCATAATCGTCTTTTTATTTTTACAATACGACATTTCCTTTTTTATGAAAATCATTGCATTATTTGCAACATTTCTAATTCATTGGACAGCTTACATTGGAATCTATAAATATAAACTTGCCAAAGACAAAGCAGGAATAAATACATTACTAAATAATGATTTTTTAGTTCCTTACAACAATGTTCCTACTGACATTCCTAATAAAAAAAACGATAAGAAGGAAGCCTTTACAATAGATAATCCCTATTATAAAAAACTCGAAGTTCTTTGTAAAAGCCATCAAATTTATAGAGATAATACATTAAGCAGAGAGAAAATTGCTATAAAATTAGGAATAAGTGCAGGCTATGTTTCTCAACTTGTGAATTCAATAACAGAAGGAAATTTTACAAATTACATAAATCGATATCGTGTAGAAGCTGTTAAGAAAATGATTTCAGATTCAAAATTTGAAAACTACAGCCTTTTAGCGATAGGATTAGAATCAGGTTTCACTTCAAAAACTACCTTTTATAAAGCGTTTAAGAAAATTACAGGAATGACCCCAAAAGAGTATCGTAAAAGTCAAAAGTAA
- a CDS encoding PDDEXK family nuclease, with the protein MGIFDILQRKGSVGSVIRWTYKNFRQLQSEKKDWTKSEILKHMFDVRYESLPVLSKDAKVRLTGISEDLELDNLMDLSAVIYYVEMNLAPQDGKLFTDTFKNANIVLEKLNKKNSTNYK; encoded by the coding sequence ATGGGAATATTTGATATTTTACAAAGAAAAGGTTCTGTAGGCTCTGTAATTAGATGGACTTACAAGAATTTCAGACAGTTACAGAGCGAAAAAAAAGATTGGACAAAATCGGAAATTCTAAAACATATGTTTGACGTACGATATGAAAGCCTACCAGTTTTATCGAAAGATGCTAAAGTCCGATTGACTGGAATTAGTGAAGATTTAGAATTGGACAATCTAATGGATTTATCTGCTGTAATTTATTACGTAGAAATGAACCTCGCACCTCAAGACGGAAAATTATTTACAGATACATTTAAAAATGCAAATATCGTTCTTGAAAAATTGAATAAGAAGAATAGTACAAATTATAAATAA
- the xerA gene encoding site-specific tyrosine recombinase/integron integrase, giving the protein MELHKSITLKHLLINQKKFIGIQFSTNKVIQALIDTLPEVSWSKEFAMFYVPNTTSNLELIYCTFQGVAWVNGNFFFSEKIINANNPILNLERYRSRKPKDGFKYCPEEYLLKLELKRYADNTVRNYVSCFEGFINYYYTIDPIALNEIDVRKYLQKLIQEGKSNSYINMAVNSIKFFYEIVHGMPNRFYAIERPRKERQLPEVISKDEIVLIMNNTNTLKHRCIIGLLYSAGLRRAELLNLNITDIDSKRMVVKIKNAKGNKDRISLLSPSILKDLQEYYKEYRPKKFLFEGQSGGKYSPTSVLNLISSAALRAGILKRVTPHMLRHSFATHLLENGTDIRHIQLLLGHSSTKTTEIYTHVANRSFMEIKDLLS; this is encoded by the coding sequence ATGGAATTACACAAAAGCATAACATTAAAACATCTCCTTATTAATCAAAAGAAGTTTATTGGTATTCAATTTAGCACGAATAAGGTTATACAAGCGCTTATAGATACGCTACCTGAAGTATCTTGGAGCAAAGAGTTTGCGATGTTTTATGTGCCTAATACTACCTCCAATTTAGAATTAATATATTGTACTTTCCAAGGTGTAGCCTGGGTAAATGGTAACTTCTTCTTTTCTGAAAAAATTATTAATGCAAATAATCCCATCCTTAATTTAGAACGGTATAGAAGTAGAAAACCTAAAGATGGCTTTAAATATTGCCCTGAAGAATACTTATTAAAACTAGAGTTAAAAAGATACGCTGACAACACTGTACGCAACTATGTCTCTTGCTTTGAAGGGTTCATAAATTATTATTACACTATTGATCCTATTGCGCTTAATGAAATAGACGTTAGAAAATATCTACAAAAGCTAATACAGGAAGGGAAGTCTAATTCTTATATAAATATGGCCGTTAATAGTATAAAATTCTTTTATGAAATAGTCCACGGAATGCCAAATAGGTTCTATGCTATTGAAAGGCCTAGAAAAGAAAGACAACTGCCCGAAGTTATATCTAAAGATGAGATTGTACTAATTATGAACAATACGAATACCCTAAAACACAGATGTATTATAGGTTTACTGTATTCTGCGGGACTTAGAAGAGCGGAGTTATTAAACTTGAATATTACGGATATAGACAGTAAAAGAATGGTGGTGAAAATTAAAAATGCAAAAGGTAATAAAGATCGAATCTCTTTGTTGAGTCCAAGTATATTAAAGGATCTACAGGAATACTACAAAGAGTACCGCCCAAAAAAATTCCTATTTGAAGGGCAAAGCGGAGGCAAGTATAGTCCTACAAGTGTACTTAATTTAATTTCTAGTGCTGCCCTAAGAGCTGGTATCTTAAAAAGAGTTACGCCTCATATGTTACGGCATAGTTTTGCAACACACCTCTTGGAAAATGGTACTGATATTAGACACATTCAGCTCTTATTAGGACATAGTTCCACGAAAACGACTGAAATTTACACGCATGTAGCCAATAGATCATTTATGGAAATAAAAGATTTACTATCTTAG
- a CDS encoding START-like domain-containing protein: MSDKVKFEIEFVIQSSPQLLYTYISTPSGLSEWFADNVNSRGEKFFFIWDESEEEAKLLKRKNEEFVKFRWTAEEDDSFFEMKIIVDEITSDVSLFITDFAEEDEIEESKMLWTNQVSSLKQVLGSA, from the coding sequence ATGAGTGATAAAGTAAAATTTGAAATTGAGTTCGTGATACAATCGTCACCTCAATTATTATATACCTATATTTCAACGCCTTCAGGATTATCTGAATGGTTCGCAGACAACGTTAATTCAAGAGGAGAAAAATTCTTTTTCATTTGGGATGAGTCCGAAGAAGAAGCAAAGTTGTTGAAAAGAAAAAATGAGGAATTTGTTAAATTTAGATGGACAGCCGAAGAGGACGATAGTTTTTTCGAAATGAAAATTATAGTAGACGAAATTACCTCTGATGTTTCTCTATTCATTACAGATTTTGCTGAAGAAGATGAAATTGAAGAATCTAAAATGCTTTGGACCAACCAAGTATCTAGTTTAAAACAAGTTTTAGGCTCTGCTTAA
- a CDS encoding aminotransferase class IV has translation MLNYNGKLIPTTSHFINQENRGLRYGDSLFETIRVVNSKIYFWEDHYLRLMASMRILRMEIPMSFTMEYLENQILDTITQNALENAAVRIRFTVFRNEGGLYAPKTNEISYIIEAKKLENTFFVIDESPYEVELFKDFYVNPDMLSTLKTNNKILNVVGSIFAKENGYQNCLLLNNQKMVVEALNGNLFLVSGKTIKTPPKSEGCLNGILRKKLIDILGKLEDYTFEEASISPFELQKADELFITNAIVGIQPITKYRKKIFANTVAKNLIGKLNAAARLG, from the coding sequence ATGCTCAATTATAACGGAAAATTAATTCCGACAACATCACACTTTATCAACCAAGAAAATAGAGGGCTCCGCTATGGCGATTCTCTTTTTGAAACAATCAGGGTTGTAAATAGTAAAATCTATTTCTGGGAAGATCATTATTTAAGGCTAATGGCTTCTATGCGAATTCTACGTATGGAAATACCGATGAGTTTTACCATGGAATATCTTGAAAATCAAATTCTAGATACCATTACTCAGAATGCCTTAGAAAATGCTGCAGTACGCATTCGTTTTACCGTTTTTAGGAACGAAGGAGGCTTATATGCTCCTAAGACCAATGAAATTTCTTATATCATTGAAGCTAAAAAACTAGAAAACACCTTTTTTGTTATTGATGAATCTCCCTATGAAGTAGAACTTTTTAAAGACTTCTATGTAAATCCAGACATGCTTTCTACGCTAAAAACAAATAATAAAATACTAAATGTAGTTGGGAGTATTTTTGCGAAAGAAAATGGATACCAGAATTGCTTGCTTTTAAACAACCAAAAAATGGTAGTAGAAGCATTAAACGGTAATTTATTTCTTGTTTCTGGGAAAACAATTAAAACACCTCCAAAAAGCGAAGGGTGCTTAAACGGCATTCTACGTAAAAAGCTTATTGATATTTTAGGAAAACTAGAAGACTATACCTTTGAAGAAGCTTCAATTTCTCCTTTTGAACTTCAAAAAGCAGATGAATTATTTATCACAAATGCCATTGTCGGAATTCAACCAATTACAAAATACCGTAAAAAGATTTTTGCAAATACGGTAGCTAAAAACTTAATAGGAAAACTAAATGCAGCAGCGCGTTTAGGCTAG
- a CDS encoding YqgE/AlgH family protein: MIHLQPEKGKLLIAEPALAGDVSFSRSVVLLAEHGEDGSVGFILNKPLDYSISDLVTEIEVPFKVFNGGPVEQDNLYFIHKVPELIANSIEISDGIYWGGDFECIVGLINTNAISEEDIRFFLGYTGWSSLQLDQELSSKSWAILPNKYESSIIQKAPGAFWKENMLTLGGDYLLWSNTPENPSLN; encoded by the coding sequence ATGATACATCTTCAACCTGAAAAAGGTAAGCTCTTAATTGCAGAACCAGCGTTGGCTGGTGATGTTTCCTTTAGTAGATCTGTTGTTTTACTCGCCGAACACGGCGAAGATGGGTCTGTTGGCTTTATTTTAAATAAACCTTTGGATTACTCTATTAGTGATTTAGTTACTGAAATAGAAGTACCCTTTAAAGTATTTAATGGAGGACCAGTAGAGCAAGACAATTTATATTTTATACACAAAGTACCAGAACTTATAGCCAACAGTATAGAAATATCTGATGGTATCTATTGGGGAGGAGATTTTGAGTGCATTGTAGGTCTTATTAATACCAATGCCATATCTGAAGAAGATATTAGGTTTTTCTTAGGGTATACAGGATGGTCTTCCTTACAATTAGACCAAGAGTTGTCTTCAAAATCTTGGGCAATATTGCCTAACAAGTATGAAAGCAGCATCATTCAGAAAGCCCCTGGAGCCTTCTGGAAAGAGAATATGCTTACTTTGGGCGGAGATTACCTCTTGTGGTCTAACACTCCAGAGAACCCTAGCTTAAACTAA
- a CDS encoding HU family DNA-binding protein produces the protein MNKTELIDAMAADAGITKAAAKKALESFLGNVEGSLKKGDRVSLVGFGSWSVSKREARDGRNPQTGATIKIAAKNVVKFKAGAELAKAVN, from the coding sequence ATGAACAAAACAGAATTAATCGATGCAATGGCAGCAGATGCTGGTATCACGAAAGCAGCTGCAAAGAAAGCTTTAGAGTCTTTTTTAGGAAATGTTGAAGGTTCTCTTAAAAAAGGTGATAGAGTTTCTTTAGTAGGTTTCGGATCTTGGTCTGTATCTAAAAGAGAAGCTAGAGATGGTAGAAATCCACAAACTGGAGCAACTATCAAAATCGCTGCTAAAAACGTTGTTAAGTTTAAAGCTGGTGCTGAATTAGCGAAAGCAGTAAACTAA
- the fmt gene encoding methionyl-tRNA formyltransferase yields the protein MSKLRIVFMGTPDFAVGILDTLVQNSYDIVGVITAPDKPAGRGRKLNESAVKKYAVEHNLKVMQPTNLKSEEFLDELKSLKPNLQIIVAFRMLPKVVWEIPALGTFNLHASLLPDYRGAAPINWAVINGETKTGVTTFFIDNKIDTGEILLQQEIAITPEDNAGSLHDKLMSLGAGVVVETVKAIEADTISPKKQPTTPIEKVAYKIHKDTCEINWDTTIDKIYNHIRGLSPYPAAWTTLYTGDDELFLKIYDAVILKEPHHLKLKTIVFDKKTMKIAVAGGFVALLEIQLPGKRKMKTHEVLNGLKLDEKAYVG from the coding sequence ATGAGTAAACTAAGAATTGTCTTTATGGGAACCCCAGATTTTGCAGTAGGGATACTAGATACCTTAGTGCAAAATTCATACGATATAGTGGGTGTAATTACTGCTCCAGATAAACCTGCAGGTCGTGGTAGAAAACTAAACGAATCTGCTGTAAAAAAATATGCTGTTGAACATAACCTAAAGGTAATGCAGCCTACCAATTTAAAGAGTGAGGAATTTCTTGACGAATTGAAAAGCTTAAAACCAAACTTGCAAATTATAGTTGCTTTTAGAATGTTACCAAAAGTAGTCTGGGAAATACCGGCATTAGGCACATTTAACCTGCACGCCTCTCTCCTACCCGATTACCGTGGTGCAGCGCCTATTAATTGGGCTGTTATTAATGGCGAAACAAAAACAGGAGTGACCACTTTTTTTATAGATAATAAAATCGATACAGGAGAAATACTATTACAACAAGAAATTGCTATTACTCCTGAAGACAACGCAGGAAGTTTGCATGATAAACTAATGAGCCTGGGCGCAGGTGTAGTTGTGGAGACAGTGAAAGCAATTGAGGCTGATACTATAAGTCCTAAAAAACAACCCACTACTCCTATTGAAAAAGTAGCGTATAAAATACATAAGGACACTTGTGAGATTAATTGGGATACAACTATTGATAAAATATACAATCACATTAGAGGTCTTAGTCCGTATCCAGCAGCATGGACTACCTTATATACTGGTGATGACGAATTATTTCTAAAAATATACGACGCTGTTATACTAAAGGAGCCACACCATCTAAAACTTAAAACGATTGTTTTTGATAAAAAGACGATGAAAATTGCGGTAGCTGGTGGTTTTGTTGCGCTCTTAGAAATACAGTTACCAGGGAAAAGAAAAATGAAAACACATGAGGTACTAAATGGCTTAAAACTGGATGAAAAAGCATATGTGGGCTAA
- a CDS encoding RecQ family ATP-dependent DNA helicase, which translates to MQISPKDILKKYWGFSEFKESQEEIISSILDKKDVLALLPTGGGKSLCFQVPALVNDGICIVVSPLIALIKNQVDTLKSKNIKAIALTGGISQNEVVDLLDNCLYGNYKFLYLSPERLQQDLVKDRIQEMNVNLIAIDEAHCISQWGNDFRPSYLTCSILRDLAPEAPMIALTATATPIVAKDIVENLHLNNPLIKKTSFARDNIAFNVRWDEDKNYQLKEILRSSTQSGIVYVRTRKLTNELANYLVAEKISATFYHGGLSKEIKGERLKLWLEDKVQVMVATNAFGMGIDKPDVSTIIHYQIPDSIENYFQEAGRGGRNGTPATATVLINKADETQVKRQFLSGLPTVPYLKTLYNKLNNYFQISFGESTTETYQLNFNAFCATYSLSPFLTYNALRILDQNSVIALSESFSKKTSIRFIAPKNHIFDYIDRYGKIAPVIQIILRTYGGIFEYDTKINTYTIAKKSGISEREVVKVLEQLKKDEIITYTAQHNDIEVLFLVPREDDRTINLFAKKVELLTAQKTKNIAAVLQYLKNDKVCRSQQLLAYFGETKKACGHCDVCLKTPPIAAEIIALAKEAILMQLHIKPKTSREIIKTVLYKETAIFNALQALLEDEIIEINEINEYKIAKT; encoded by the coding sequence GTGCAGATAAGCCCAAAAGACATTTTAAAAAAGTATTGGGGTTTTTCTGAGTTTAAAGAATCTCAAGAAGAAATTATTTCTTCAATTTTAGACAAAAAAGATGTATTAGCTTTGCTACCCACAGGCGGTGGTAAATCTCTTTGCTTTCAAGTTCCTGCGTTAGTAAATGACGGAATTTGCATTGTGGTTTCGCCCTTAATCGCCTTAATAAAAAATCAAGTTGACACCCTTAAAAGTAAAAATATTAAGGCAATTGCTTTAACGGGAGGTATCTCTCAAAATGAAGTTGTAGACCTCTTAGATAATTGTCTTTATGGTAATTATAAATTTTTATACCTTTCTCCTGAGCGGCTACAACAAGATTTAGTTAAAGATCGCATTCAAGAAATGAATGTAAACCTTATTGCCATAGATGAAGCACACTGCATCTCTCAATGGGGTAATGACTTTAGACCTTCCTATCTTACGTGCAGTATCTTAAGAGACTTAGCACCAGAAGCTCCTATGATTGCGTTAACGGCAACAGCTACCCCTATAGTAGCTAAAGATATTGTAGAAAATCTACACCTAAATAATCCGTTAATAAAAAAAACATCATTTGCTAGAGATAATATAGCGTTTAACGTACGCTGGGATGAGGACAAGAATTACCAATTAAAAGAAATACTACGCAGCAGTACCCAAAGCGGTATTGTCTATGTGCGTACTAGAAAATTAACCAATGAATTAGCCAATTATTTAGTTGCAGAAAAGATAAGTGCTACTTTTTATCATGGCGGACTTTCTAAAGAAATTAAAGGAGAGCGGTTAAAATTGTGGTTAGAAGACAAAGTACAAGTCATGGTCGCTACTAATGCTTTTGGAATGGGGATTGATAAGCCAGATGTTAGCACCATTATACATTATCAAATTCCAGATAGCATAGAAAATTATTTTCAAGAAGCTGGTAGAGGTGGTAGAAATGGCACCCCTGCTACCGCTACAGTACTTATTAATAAGGCTGATGAGACACAGGTTAAAAGGCAGTTTTTAAGTGGCTTGCCAACGGTTCCCTATTTAAAAACGCTTTACAATAAGCTAAATAATTATTTTCAGATTTCTTTTGGAGAAAGTACTACAGAAACGTATCAATTAAATTTCAATGCTTTTTGTGCTACCTATTCTTTGAGTCCTTTTCTTACGTATAATGCTTTGCGTATTCTAGATCAGAATTCGGTTATCGCATTATCAGAATCGTTCTCAAAGAAAACAAGCATCCGATTTATCGCTCCTAAAAATCATATTTTTGATTATATCGATAGGTATGGTAAAATAGCTCCTGTGATTCAAATTATTCTTAGAACCTACGGAGGTATTTTTGAATACGACACCAAGATAAATACGTATACCATTGCCAAAAAATCGGGCATCAGCGAACGAGAAGTCGTAAAAGTATTGGAACAATTAAAAAAAGATGAAATCATTACTTATACTGCACAGCATAATGATATAGAAGTATTGTTTCTTGTACCACGGGAAGATGATAGAACGATTAATCTTTTTGCTAAAAAAGTAGAATTACTAACGGCACAGAAAACTAAAAATATAGCAGCTGTTCTTCAGTATTTAAAAAATGATAAAGTTTGTAGAAGTCAACAATTATTGGCTTACTTTGGAGAAACAAAAAAAGCCTGCGGCCATTGTGATGTCTGTTTAAAAACGCCCCCAATTGCTGCAGAAATTATTGCATTGGCTAAAGAAGCTATTTTAATGCAATTGCATATAAAACCTAAAACCTCAAGAGAAATCATTAAAACCGTATTGTACAAAGAGACCGCAATTTTTAATGCCTTACAAGCGCTTTTAGAGGATGAAATTATTGAAATAAACGAAATAAACGAATACAAAATAGCAAAAACATGA